Proteins encoded in a region of the Magallana gigas chromosome 8, xbMagGiga1.1, whole genome shotgun sequence genome:
- the LOC136269661 gene encoding uncharacterized protein: MFSKMSGYVFFILMNVVMQMKLSTGYDNSGSSVVYTRWGKKSCNSRNELVHSGYVGGSDYKNPGAAVEPLCLPKNPQWGEFKDGEDGQKAKLMGAEYQMHTVSNYWKHYHDHDVPCAVCLVRQRSVVHMFPGRRSCYNGWKLEYSGYLMAGRPIHPAASTYTCVDRKPDLADGGKANQDGYLFYQVEAICGSLKCPPYVQGRELVCAVCSK, translated from the exons ATGTTTTCAAAG ATGTCAGGCTATGTTTTCTTCATACTGATGAATGTTGTAATGCAAATGAAATTGAGTACCGGATATG ATAATAGTGGAAGTAGCGTTGTATATACACGATGGGGTAAGAAAAGCTGCAACTCTAGAAATGAACTTGTTCATTCAG GTTATGTTGGAGGATCGGATTACAAAAATCCGGGAGCTGCAGTAGAACCCCTTTGCCTACCCAAAAATCCGCAATGGGGTGAATTTAAGGATGGAGAAGATGGCCAGAAAGCTAAATTAATGGGAGCAGAGTACCAGATGCACACTGTATCCAACTACTGGAAACACTATCATGACCATGATGTCCCGTGTGCCGTGTGTTTGGTACGTCAGAGATCTGTTGTGCATATGTTTCCAG GAAGAAGAAGCTGTTACAATGGATGGAAGCTGGAGTATAGTGGTTACCTAATGGCTGGTAGACCGATTCATCCAGCTGCGTCAACATATACGTGTGTTGACAGGAAGCCGGACCTCGCTGATGGAGGAAAAGCCAATCAGGATGGATACCTTTTCTATCAAGTTGAGGCTATATGTGGTTCTCTGAAGTGTCCGCCTTATGTTCAGGGCAGAGAACTTGTCTGTGCCGTGTGTTCTAAGTAA
- the LOC136270495 gene encoding uncharacterized protein: protein MMTGFAFLLMLFAVAHDHQMHVNGSRQSSVVYTRWGRKSCSGDAKLVHSGREKKPKPYCFFQVTLEDYVHGAEYETRTSSGGLRGVHDHDAPCAVCLKQQRFVVNMFPARKNCYRGWTLEYRGYLMAGKWNHQAATSYTCVDARPEAVHRGHENRNGYLFYHVEGLCGSLKCPPYVNGRELACVVCSK from the exons ATG ATGACAGGTTTTGCTTTCTTATTGATGTTGTTTGCCGTAGCACACGACCACCAAATGCATG TCAATGGAAGCAGACAAAGCAGTGTAGTATACACACGATGGGGAAGAAAATCATGCAGTGGTGACGCCAAACTGGTTCATTCTG gtagagaaaaaaaacctaaaccATACTGTTTTTTCCAGGTTACGTTGGAGGACTACGTGCATGGTGCAGAGTACGAAACTCGCACTTCTTCTGGTGGCCTGAGGGGTGTTCATGATCACGATGCCCCATGTGCTGTGTGTTTAAAACAACAGAGATTTGTTGTCAACATGTTTCCAG CACGAAAAAACTGCTACAGGGGATGGACCTTAGAGTATCGTGGCTACCTAATGGCGGGTAAATGGAATCATCAAGCTGCTACTTCATACACCTGTGTTGACGCACGTCCAGAAGCTGTACATAGAGGTCATGAAAATAGAAATGGCTACCTGTTCTACCACGTAGAGGGTCTCTGTGGTTCCCTGAAGTGCCCACCATATGTTAATGGGAGAGAACTTGCTTGTGTCGTTTGTTCTAAGTAA